One segment of Miscanthus floridulus cultivar M001 unplaced genomic scaffold, ASM1932011v1 os_1452_1, whole genome shotgun sequence DNA contains the following:
- the LOC136534045 gene encoding putative pentatricopeptide repeat-containing protein At5g06400, mitochondrial has translation MARSAAARLLAFSPLLLGSSHCHLRLRHPPLLLLRTSRSKTTSRKPPRSQPRRKLAPAPAGSGRPEPPGARASLFQEISELVASVANVEALGPRRNGDAPCDDLGAAAVGCTEGARGIASERAALASTSIAGSISDRVILGDSADDGSRQSCGTIANAAEAFCREAGGTGMAVDSDDDNISAMVHRITAVLRSEAPGPSVERKLERLGANYTPNLVNMVLKRCFKVRQSGFWFFHWAKRLPDFHHMTETYNTMLYIAGEARSFGIMEELVGEMDREMCPKDMKTWTILLSSYGKARQISKMLSTFEAMRKSESIWIDSKVYRTVLHALCNADKPELALEFYKDMPSNVEVGTDILRLLMCCLATQDNTAEGVYLIRDDMIEGMKHPEEYCYTEALRSFCIAGKLGEAWKVFQKMNNKSMANSSALENLLRGLCRAGRMDEALQVTEYMKRTSGLNSTTFSFLINGYLRKRDHIKALDLLREMREYGCVPLASSYTQVMQHLFAIDQCEEACGLFEDMLKNSVEPDIVTFTALICGHVRSGHVSKAWDVFRNINKNGPKPTLKAYTVFMRELCKVSRHLEAVALLKEMLEYDVRPSETTFRWLISALRDKSYLEEASYVERMRASFNLRNPRDGLQFEQLDGIDNVDKFQKMRKSNPQDKELALEFTGSPSDQYGKVSSFTLSDDTHQKEQQDYSDGDVEEICRILSSSDDWGSTQQALEMRSVHFSPNLVDAILKRCKRNSRAALQFFSWVGRRPYYIPTTKTYNTAMKLAGSAKDFKHMWYLYREMLRTGCSPTVDTWNVMVCQYGNADLSEKALKTFCDMKECGFLPDKTTYNHLIMYLTCSKGRKIDVAVTIFQEMCHAGHIPDNRILFMYLLALCECRKIADATSSVVSLCERGFSVQAGYSIFLRSLCRADRMEEALHLFDCIEKHGCSRDQYMYGSLIHVLLRRDKFEAAVAKLTEMKNEGILQSAHIYTSFIVYYFQKRDVVKALDVLREMKENGCDPTVVTYSALIRGYMAMGMVSEAWDVFQQMKLKGPAPDFGTYSMFMSCLCKAGRSEDGLHLIHDMSDYGFIPSTVNFMTVVHGLNVEGKHELAESVLRSKWHLRKQRTISY, from the coding sequence GCCTCCCCGCTCACAGCCTCGTAGAAAGTTGGCGCCTGCGCCCGCCGGCAGCGGTCGCCCAGAGCCACCAGGAGCGCGCGCCTCTCTTTTCCAGGAAATCTCCGAACTCGTTGCCTCAGTGGCCAATGTCGAAGCGTTAGGACCCCGAAGGAATGGCGACGCGCCTTGTGATGACCTCGGAGCTGCTGCTGTGGGGTGCACCGAAGGTGCTCGAGGAATTGCTTCAGAGAGAGCGGCATTGGCTTCTACCTCCATTGCTGGCAGCATTTCGGACCGGGTTATTCTTGGTGACTCTGCAGATGATGGGAGTCGTCAATCTTGTGGCACTATCGCCAATGCTGCAGAAGCATTCTGCCGGGAGGCTGGAGGCACTGGCATGGCAGTAGATTCTGATGATGATAATATCAGCGCAATGGTGCACAGGATTACAGCAGTCCTCCGGTCGGAGGCACCTGGGCCGTCAGTGGAGCGGAAGCTTGAGAGACTGGGCGCTAATTACACTCCGAACCTTGTTAACATGGTGCTGAAGAGGTGCTTCAAGGTCAGGCAATCGGGATTCTGGTTCTTCCACTGGGCAAAGCGACTCCCAGATTTCCACCACATGACGGAGACGTACAACACGATGCTGTACATCGCGGGCGAAGCGAGGAGCTTTGGTATCATGGAGGAGCTCGTGGGCGAGATGGATCGGGAGATGTGCCCCAAGGACATGAAGACATGGACGATTTTATTATCCAGTTATGGGAAGGCGAGGCAGATCAGCAAGATGCTGTCAACCTTTGAGGCGATGAGGAAATCGGAATCCATCTGGATAGACAGTAAAGTCTATAGGACAGTTCTTCACGCTTTATGCAATGCTGATAAGCCTGAGCTTGCTCTTGAATTCTACAAGGATATGCCCAGCAATGTGGAGGTCGGGACTGACATTCTTCGACTACTAATGTGTTGTCTTGCAACACAGGATAATACAGCTGAAGGTGTCTATCTTATCAGAGATGATATGATTGAGGGCATGAAACATCCAGAGGAGTACTGCTACACGGAGGCTCTTCGAAGCTTTTGCATAGCAGGAAAGCTTGGTGAGGCATGGAAAGTCTTTCAGAAGATGAATAATAAATCGATGGCTAACTCATCTGCACTTGAGAATCTCCTGAGAGGGCTCTGCAGAGCAGGGAGAATGGATGAAGCTTTGCAGGTCACAGAATACATGAAGAGGACATCAGGTCTAAACAGTACAACTTTTTCGTTCCTCATCAATGGCTACCTTAGGAAACGGGACCATATCAAGGCACTTGACTTGCTGCGGGAGATGAGAGAATATGGATGTGTTCCACTTGCGTCATCTTATACCCAGGTCATGCAACACCTATTTGCAATAGATCAGTGTGAAGAAGCATGTGGACTGTTTGAAGATATGCTAAAAAACAGTGTTGAACCAGATATTGTTACGTTCACAGCACTGATTTGTGGGCATGTTCGCAGCGGACATGTATCCAAAGCATGGGATGTCTTCAGGAATATCAATAAGAATGGTCCGAAACCCACATTGAAAGCATATACAGTGTTCATGCGAGAGCTCTGCAAGGTGTccaggcaccttgaggccgtagCACTTCTGAAGGAAATGCTGGAATATGATGTCAGGCCTTCTGAGACAACTTTCCGCTGGTTAATTTCTGCTTTACGCGACAAATCCTATTTGGAAGAGGCAAGTTATGTTGAGAGAATGCGGGCATCTTTTAATTTGCGAAACCCTAGAGATGGTTTGCAATTCGAACAGTTAGATGGCATTGACAATGTTGATAAGTTTCAAAAAATGCGCAAGTCTAATCCCCAAGATAAAGAACTGGCATTGGAGTTCACTGGCTCTCCTTCAGATCAATATGGTAAGGTCTCCAGTTTCACGCTTTCTGATGATACACATCAGAAAGAACAACAGGACTACAGTGATGGAGATGTCGAAGAAATATGTCGGATTCTGTCTTCTTCTGATGATTGGGGCTCAACTCAACAGGCACTGGAGATGAGATCAGTCCATTTTAGTCCTAATCTTGTTGATGCCATTTTGAAGCGTTGTAAAAGGAATAGTCGTGCTGCTTTGCAATTTTTCTCATGGGTTGGGAGACGACCTTACTACATTCCTACTACAAAAACATACAATACTGCTATGAAACTTGCGGGTTCTGCAAAAGATTTTAAGCACATGTGGTATCTGTACAGAGAAATGTTAAGGACCGGATGCTCCCCAACTGTGGATACATGGAATGTCATGGTCTGTCAGTATGGCAATGCTGATCTGTCTGAAAAGGCCTTGAAGACATTCTGTGACATGAAGGAGTGTGGGTTTCTGCCTGATAAAACTACTTACAATCACCTGATAATGTACCTCACCTGCAGTAAAGGGCGGAAAATAGATGTGGCAGTCACAATCTTCCAAGAAATGTGTCATGCAGGCCATATACCTGATAATAGGATACTTTTCATGTATCTTTTGGCTCTATGCGAGTGTAGGAAAATAGCAGATGCAACAAGCTCAGTAGTATCCTTATGTGAACGAGGATTTTCTGTGCAGGCTGGCTACTCCATATTCCTTAGATCATTGTGCAGGGCTGATAGAATGGAGGAAGCTCTCCATTTGTTCGATTGTATTGAGAAACATGGTTGCTCCAGGGACCAGTACATGTACGGGAGTCTCATCCATGTTTTGCTAAGGAGGGACAAATTTGAAGCTGCTGTTGCCAAGCTTACAGAAATGAAGAACGAAGGGATACTTCAAAGCGCACATATATATACCTCCTTCATTGTTTATTACTTTCAGAAGAGAGATGTTGTCAAGGCATTGGATGTGCTCAGGGAGATGAAAGAGAATGGATGTGATCCTACAGTTGTCACATATTCTGCTTTGATCCGTGGCTACATGGCCATGGGTATGGTTTCAGAGGCTTGGGatgttttccaacaaatgaaGCTGAAAGGACCTGCACCAGACTTTGGAACCTACTCCATGTTCATGTCATGCCTATGCAAAGCAGGTAGATCAGAGGATGGGTTGCATCTTATCCATGACATGTCGGATTATGGTTTCATTCCCAGCACAGTAAACTTCATGACTGTTGTCCATGGTCTAAATGTCGAGGGCAAACATGAGCTTGCTGAGTCTGTTCTACGGTCAAAATGGCACTTGCGGAAGCAAAGAACCATCTCATATTAG